Proteins from a genomic interval of Streptomyces sp. Tu6071:
- a CDS encoding 3-isopropylmalate dehydrogenase produces MSRSINLAVISGDGIGPEVVSQGLKVLRAVLPQDAKLETKEYDLGAQRWHRTGETLPDAELEALKSHDAILLGAIGDPSVPSGVLERGLLLKLRFAFDHFINLRPSRLFPNTRTPLAGNPEIDFVVVREGTEGPYTGNGGSLRTGTPAEVATEVSVNTAYGVERVVRDAFARAQARPRKKLTLVHKNNVLVYAGHLWKNTFDKVAAEYPEVSTDYLHVDAATIFLVTQPERFDVIVTDNLFGDILTDLAAAVTGGIGLAASGNINPSGAFPSMFEPVHGSAPDIAGQGKADPTATILSVALLLRHLGYETEAARVEEAVTTDLTARDGSPRTTEEIGDALAARVAG; encoded by the coding sequence ATGTCGCGCAGCATCAATCTCGCAGTCATTTCCGGTGACGGCATCGGCCCCGAGGTCGTGTCGCAGGGCCTGAAGGTCCTGCGCGCCGTCCTCCCGCAGGACGCCAAGCTGGAGACCAAGGAGTACGACCTCGGCGCCCAGCGCTGGCACCGCACGGGGGAGACCCTCCCGGACGCGGAGCTCGAAGCGCTGAAGTCGCACGACGCGATCCTCCTCGGCGCGATCGGCGATCCCTCGGTGCCCTCGGGGGTCCTGGAGCGCGGGCTGCTCCTCAAGCTCCGCTTCGCCTTCGACCACTTCATCAACCTGCGCCCCTCGCGCCTCTTCCCGAACACGAGGACGCCGCTCGCGGGCAACCCCGAGATCGACTTCGTCGTCGTCCGCGAGGGCACCGAGGGCCCCTACACGGGCAACGGGGGCTCGCTGCGCACCGGTACGCCCGCCGAGGTCGCCACCGAGGTCAGCGTCAACACGGCCTACGGAGTCGAGCGCGTCGTCCGCGACGCCTTCGCCCGCGCCCAGGCCCGCCCGCGCAAGAAGCTGACGCTCGTCCACAAGAACAACGTGCTCGTCTACGCGGGCCACCTGTGGAAGAACACCTTCGACAAGGTCGCGGCCGAGTACCCCGAGGTCAGCACCGACTACCTGCACGTCGACGCCGCGACGATCTTCCTCGTCACGCAGCCCGAGCGCTTCGACGTCATCGTCACCGACAACCTCTTCGGCGACATCCTCACCGACCTCGCCGCCGCCGTCACCGGCGGCATCGGCCTCGCCGCCTCGGGGAACATCAACCCGAGCGGCGCGTTCCCCTCGATGTTCGAGCCGGTCCACGGCTCCGCGCCCGACATCGCCGGGCAGGGCAAGGCCGACCCGACGGCCACGATCCTCTCCGTCGCGCTCCTGCTGCGCCACCTCGGCTACGAGACCGAGGCGGCGCGCGTCGAGGAGGCCGTCACGACCGACCTCACGGCCCGCGACGGCTCGCCCCGTACCACCGAGGAGATCGGCGACGCCCTCGCCGCCCGAGTAGCCGGCTGA
- a CDS encoding purple acid phosphatase family protein gives METPRVGIPDHLASRMTMPEQHEYLRRRLTRRSALRAGTVTAGAVAGLGVLSGSANAAQRVATRTPAPSPAFLPSSAASRVDGSLVAPFARHLAFGADPRTQMTVSWQVPLPVKRPFLRVGTHPWDLSRKIDAEVRALHTPALTSKLPAVDQYYLHVELERLRPDTTYYYGIGHTGFDPADPRNIGTIGSFRTAPARPESFTFTAFGDQGVSYDALANDALILGQNPSFHLHAGDICYADSSGQGKEGDTYDARVWDQFLAQTESVASKVPWMVTTGNHDMEAWYSPNGYGGQNARWSLPKGGLDAEKSPGVYSFVYGNVGVVALDANDVSLEIRANTGYTGGAQTKWLERRLKELRAHRDVDFVVVFFHHCAFSTTNAHASDGGVRDAWVPLFDKYRVDLVVNGHNHVYERTDALRGGHVARTVPIGESVSSTRDGIVYVTAGGAGKALYDFPAPDSYEGHEQHVDSVASYHWTDAGKVTEAVEWSRVRYTGFSFLAVRVTAGARPRLEVTALAETGERVDHFTITR, from the coding sequence ATGGAGACTCCACGGGTCGGCATCCCCGACCACCTCGCTTCCCGTATGACGATGCCCGAGCAGCACGAGTACCTGCGCCGCAGGCTGACGCGGCGTTCGGCGCTGCGCGCGGGCACCGTCACGGCGGGTGCCGTCGCGGGCCTCGGCGTCCTCAGCGGCAGCGCGAACGCCGCGCAGCGCGTCGCGACGCGCACCCCCGCCCCGTCGCCCGCCTTCCTGCCGTCCTCCGCCGCGTCCCGCGTCGACGGCTCGCTCGTCGCCCCGTTCGCCCGCCACCTCGCCTTCGGCGCCGACCCGCGCACGCAGATGACGGTGAGCTGGCAGGTGCCGCTGCCCGTCAAGCGGCCCTTCCTGCGCGTCGGTACGCACCCGTGGGACCTCAGCCGGAAGATCGACGCCGAGGTGCGGGCGCTGCACACCCCCGCGCTCACGTCGAAGCTCCCGGCCGTCGACCAGTACTACCTGCACGTCGAACTGGAGCGGCTGCGCCCGGACACGACGTACTACTACGGCATCGGCCACACCGGCTTCGACCCGGCCGACCCGCGCAACATCGGCACGATCGGCAGCTTCCGCACGGCGCCCGCGCGCCCGGAGTCGTTCACCTTCACGGCCTTCGGCGACCAGGGCGTCTCCTACGACGCGCTCGCCAACGACGCGCTGATCCTCGGCCAGAACCCCTCCTTCCACCTGCACGCGGGCGACATCTGCTACGCCGACAGCAGCGGGCAGGGCAAGGAGGGCGACACCTACGACGCCCGCGTGTGGGACCAGTTCCTCGCGCAGACCGAGTCGGTCGCGTCGAAAGTGCCATGGATGGTGACGACGGGCAACCACGACATGGAGGCGTGGTACTCGCCGAACGGCTACGGCGGCCAGAACGCGCGCTGGTCGCTGCCGAAGGGCGGGCTCGACGCGGAGAAGTCGCCGGGCGTCTACTCCTTCGTCTACGGCAACGTCGGCGTCGTCGCGCTCGACGCCAACGACGTGAGCCTGGAGATCAGGGCGAACACCGGCTACACGGGCGGCGCGCAGACCAAGTGGCTGGAGCGCAGGCTCAAGGAGCTGCGCGCGCACCGCGACGTCGACTTCGTCGTGGTCTTCTTCCACCACTGCGCCTTCTCGACGACGAACGCCCACGCCTCGGACGGCGGCGTGCGCGACGCGTGGGTGCCGCTTTTCGACAAGTACCGCGTCGACCTCGTCGTCAACGGCCACAACCACGTCTACGAGCGCACCGACGCGCTGCGCGGCGGGCACGTCGCGCGCACCGTGCCGATCGGCGAGTCCGTCTCGTCGACGCGCGACGGCATCGTCTACGTGACGGCGGGCGGCGCGGGCAAGGCGCTCTACGACTTCCCGGCACCGGACTCGTACGAGGGGCACGAGCAGCACGTCGACTCCGTGGCCTCGTACCACTGGACGGACGCGGGGAAGGTCACCGAGGCGGTGGAGTGGTCGCGCGTGCGGTACACGGGCTTCTCGTTCCTCGCGGTGCGGGTGACGGCGGGGGCGCGACCGCGCCTGGAGGTCACGGCGCTCGCGGAGACGGGCGAGCGGGTGGACCACTTCACGATCACGCGCTGA